The Streptomyces sp. JB150 genomic interval TCAGCTTCCAGCTGGAGAAGGGCAAGACCCTCGGTATCGTGGGCGAGTCCGGCTCCGGCAAGTCGGTGACCTCGCTGGGCATCATGGGCCTGCACACGGCCGGCAACTACGGCAAGCGCAAGCCGCGGATCTCCGGCGAGATCTGGCTCAACGGCACCGAGCTGCTGACGGCGGACCCGGACCACGTGCGCCGGATGCGCGGCCGCGAGATGGCGATGATCTTCCAGGACCCGCTGTCCGCGCTGCACCCGTACTACACGATCGGCCAGCAGATCGTGGAGGCGTACCGGATCCACCACGACGTCGACAAGAAGACCGCCAAGCGCCGCGCGGTCGAGATGCTGGACCGGGTGGGCATCCCGCAGCCCGACAAGCGCGTCGACAGCTACCCGCACGAGTTCTCCGGCGGTATGCGCCAGCGCGCGATGATCGCGATGTCGCTGGTCAACAATCCCGAACTGCTCATCGCGGACGAGCCGACCACCGCCCTGGACGTCACCGTCCAGGCGCAGATCCTCGACCTGATCCGGGATCTGCAGAAGGAGTTCGGCTCGGCGGTCATCGTCATCACCCACGACCTGGGCGTCGTCGCCGAGCTGGCCGACGACCTCCTGGTGATGTACGGCGGCCGGTGCGTCGAGCGCGGCCCCGCCGAGAAGGTGTTCTACGAGCCCCGCCACCCCTACACCTGGGGTCTGCTCGGCTCGATGCCGCGCCTCGACCGCGACCAGCAGGAACGGCTGATCCCGGTCAAGGGCTCCCCGCCCTCCCTCATCAACGTCCCGTCCGGCTGCGCCTTCAACCCGCGCTGCCCGTACGCGGACCTGCCGAAGGACAACGTCACCCGCACGGTCCGCCCGGAGCTGACCGAGGTCGGCAGCCGGCACTGGGCCGCCTGCCACATGACGCAGGAGCAGCGGGAGCGTATCTGGACCGAAGAGATTGCGCCGAAGCTGTGAGCGACGAGAAAGCAGTGACGATCCCCGCGCAGAGCGCGTCCGGCGGGGAGGCCGACGGTGACGTGCTGCTCAAGGTCACCGGCCTGCAGAAGCACTTCCCGATCAAGAAGGGGCTGCTGAAGCGGCAGGTCGGCGCGGTCCACGCGGTCGACGGCATCGACTTCGAGGTGCGCCGGGGCGAGACCCTGGGCGTCGTCGGCGAGTCCGGCTGCGGCAAGTCGACGATGGGCCGGCTGATCACCCGGCTGCTGGAGCCGACCGGCGGCACGGTCGAGTTCGAGGGCAAGGACATCACGCACCTCGGGGTGGCGGGCATGCGTCCGCTGCGCCGCGATGTGCAGATGATCTTCCAGGACCCGTACTCGTCGCTGAACCCGCGCCACACCATCGGCACGATCATCGGCGCCCCCTTCCGGCTCCAGGGCGTCGAGCCCGAGGGCGGCATCAAGAAGGAGGTGCAGCGGCTGCTGTCGGTGGTCGGGCTCAACCCCGAGCACTACAACCGCTACCCGCACGAGTTCTCCGGCGGTCAGCGCCAGCGCATCGGCATCGCCCGCGCGCTCGCGCTGAACCCGAAGCTGGTCGTGGCCGACGAGCCGGTCTCCGCGCTGGACGTGTCGATCCAGGCGCAGGTGGTGAACCTGCTGGACGACCTCCAGCAGGAGCTGGGCCTGACGTACGTGATCATCGCGCACGACCTCTCGGTGGTCCGGCACGTCTCGGACCGGATAGCGGTGATGTACCTCGGCAAGATCGTGGAGCTGGCCGACCGTGACCTGCTCTACAAGACGCCGATGCACCCGTACACCAAGGCGCTGATGTCAGCGGTGCCGATCCCGGACCCGAAGCGCAAGAACGCCAAGAGCGAGCGGATCCTGCTCAAGGGCGACGTGCCCTCGCCGATCTCCCCGCCGAGCGGCTGCCGGTTCCACACCCGGTGCTGGAAGGCGACGGAGATCTGCAAGACGACCGAGCCGCCGCTGCTGGAGCTGCGCCCCGGCCAGCGGGTCGCCTGCCACCACCCGGAGAACTTCGAGGACCAGGCCCCGCAGGACACGGTCCTGCTGAGCGCCGCCAAGGAGGCGGGCGAGCTGGTGCCGGACGCGGTGCTGGAGGAGTCGGCGGAGACGTCGGCGGCGGTGAAGAAGGCCGTTGCGAAGGACGCCGGGAAGGCCGTCGAGAAGGACGTCGCGAAGGCGTCCGACGACGGGGCCTCCACCGAAGAGAAGTAAATGATCAAGGGGGGTACGCCTGCGTTTGCCAGGTGCACCCCCCTTGACGCGTCAGAATGTTCGGGTGCTCCAGCAACTGTTCACCCCGTCCG includes:
- a CDS encoding dipeptide ABC transporter ATP-binding protein, whose amino-acid sequence is MSDEKAVTIPAQSASGGEADGDVLLKVTGLQKHFPIKKGLLKRQVGAVHAVDGIDFEVRRGETLGVVGESGCGKSTMGRLITRLLEPTGGTVEFEGKDITHLGVAGMRPLRRDVQMIFQDPYSSLNPRHTIGTIIGAPFRLQGVEPEGGIKKEVQRLLSVVGLNPEHYNRYPHEFSGGQRQRIGIARALALNPKLVVADEPVSALDVSIQAQVVNLLDDLQQELGLTYVIIAHDLSVVRHVSDRIAVMYLGKIVELADRDLLYKTPMHPYTKALMSAVPIPDPKRKNAKSERILLKGDVPSPISPPSGCRFHTRCWKATEICKTTEPPLLELRPGQRVACHHPENFEDQAPQDTVLLSAAKEAGELVPDAVLEESAETSAAVKKAVAKDAGKAVEKDVAKASDDGASTEEK
- a CDS encoding ABC transporter ATP-binding protein, yielding MTELSKTGAAVGEPTSATGPAPTAFLEVRDLKVHFPTDDGLVKSVDGLSFQLEKGKTLGIVGESGSGKSVTSLGIMGLHTAGNYGKRKPRISGEIWLNGTELLTADPDHVRRMRGREMAMIFQDPLSALHPYYTIGQQIVEAYRIHHDVDKKTAKRRAVEMLDRVGIPQPDKRVDSYPHEFSGGMRQRAMIAMSLVNNPELLIADEPTTALDVTVQAQILDLIRDLQKEFGSAVIVITHDLGVVAELADDLLVMYGGRCVERGPAEKVFYEPRHPYTWGLLGSMPRLDRDQQERLIPVKGSPPSLINVPSGCAFNPRCPYADLPKDNVTRTVRPELTEVGSRHWAACHMTQEQRERIWTEEIAPKL